GCTGGCCGCCGAACCCGGCGCTACCCATGTGACGCTCGCCATCAGTGCCTCCATCGATCCGCCCGGCGATGTGATCGAGGCGGATGTGGCGCGTGCCTGCGCGAATGATGTGCTCGCCGCGTTGACCGCTCTGGATCTGGTGCGGACGGGCGGAATTTTGTTCGAGCCGACAGGGACCGTGCTTTCCTGCGCCGGGGAGCGGGCGGACGCTGCGGCTCCGACACGGCCGGACGGAACGGTGGTGTGGGAGCAGTTGCTCGGTCAGGCGCGCGAGGGGGCCCGACTCACTCCCACGTTCCTGGCGTTTCTGGCGATCGCGTTCCTGCTGTCGGCGGTAGGCGTGGCGACGGCCTCGCCGCTGACCCTGGTCGGCGCGATGGTGGTTGGGCCCGAATTCCGACCGCTGGCAGCGCTTTCGGTCGGTCTGGTCCGCCGGGACATCGGGCTCGTGCGGAATTCGGCACGCACCCTGGCCATCTCGTTTCCGGCCGCGATGGTGGTCACCGCGCTGGCCACACTGCTATGGATACGCCTCGGCTGGATCGGGGTCGGTGATGTCGAGAACGCCCGCGCCTTCGATTTCATCTACGAGGTGGGGCCATTCTCGCTGGTGGTGGCGCTGCTGGCGGGGGCGGCAGGCATGTTGGCGCTGGTCACCTACTCCTCCACGGTCCTGGTGGGCGTGTTCATTTCGGTAACAACGGTGCCAGCTGCCGGTTTGGCCGTCGTCGCGGTCTTCACGGGAAAGTGGCATGTCGTGCTGAGCTCGCTTGCTCAACTCGGCGTCAATCTGATCGGCATTGTGCTCGCCGGGGTGGCTGTGCTGCTGTTGTTGTTGATGCGGGCCGGTCGCCAGGGCCGGTCGGCCATGCGCCGGGAGGCCGGTTCCGTGACGCCTCGGAGACACGGAGCTCCCGCGTCCACCGCGGAGCCGCACCGCCCAACGTTGCGGCCAGATCGTCCCATCCCGGGCGAGCACGAGTGTCAGGACTGACCTCGCACTTGCACGCTGACTGCGGAAGCCCGTGCCACAAACGAAGAATGGTGCCATGAACTGGGACAATTCGACTTGCGACAGTTGAATCAACACCAGTTCGAGGAGCACCATTCAGGTGAGTAAGTCTCCCGGCCCCTATCCCCGCATGTCCGTCGATGCCGCTGGAAGCGGTGTCGTGGCGCAGGCCGGCGCAGCCTTGTTGCTGCGTACCGCCGGGAAGACCGGCCCGGCCACAGCCCTGTCTGCTCTTCCCCCACGGTCACGCTGAACAGCTACTCACATCTGTGGCCGGATACGAACGACAGAACCCGCAGGGCCGCGGACGAGATGTTCCGGGCCTCTGCGGGTTCTGCTGCGGACGCACTGCGGACGGAGGGTCGGAAATGATCCTCTGACCAGATCCTCTAGACGTTGAAGCGGAACTCCACGACATCGCCGTCCTGCATGATGTACTCCTTGCCCTCCATGCGCACCTTGCCGGCGGCCTTGGCGGCGTTCATGGAGCCGGCCTCGACGAGGTCGTCGAAGGAGACGATCTCGGCCTTGATGAAGCCGCGCTCGAAGTCGGTGTGGATGACGCCGGCGGCCTGCGGGGCGGTGTCGCCCTTGTGGATGGTCCAGGCGCGCGCTTCCTTCGGACCGGCCGTGAGGTAGGTCTGCAGGCCGAGAGTGTGGAAGCCGATGCGGGCGAGGGCGTGCAGGCCCGGCTCGGACTGGCCGATGGAGTCCAGCATCTCCTGGCGGTCCTCCTCGTCGAGCTCGAGGAGTTCGTGCTCCACCTTGGCGTCGAGGAACACCGAGTCGGCCGGGGCGACGGACGCGCGCAGCTCGGCGACCTTCGCCTCGTCGGTGAGCACGGCCTCGTCGGCGTTGAAGACGTACAGGAACGGCTTGGTGGTGAGCAGGTGCAGCTCGCGCAGCAGCCCGAAGTCCAGCTTGTCCTTCGCGCTGAACAGGGTCTTGCCCTCGTTGAGGATCTCCTGCGCCTTCAGCGCCTCCTCGTGCTGGGGCTTGAGGTCCTTGTTCTTCTTCGCTTCCTTCTCGAGCCGCGGCAGCGCCTTCTCGAGGGACTGCATGTCGGCGATCACGAGCTCGGTCTCGATGATCTCGATGTCGGAGGCCGGGTCGACGCGACCGTCGACGTGCACGACGTCGTCGTCGGCGAACACGCGGACGACCTGGCAGATGGCGTCGGCCTCACGGATGTTGGCGAGGAACTTGTTGCCCAGGCCGGCACCCTCGGAGGCGCCCTTGACGATGCCGGCGATGTCGACGAACGACACCGTGGCGGGCAGGAGGCGCTCGGAACCGAAGATCTCGGCGAGCTTGTTCAGCCGCGGATCCGGCAGCTCGACCAGGCCGACGTTGGGCTCGATCGTGGCGAACGGGTAGTTCGCGGCGAGCACGTCGTTCTTGGTCAGCGCGTTGAAAAGGGTCGACTTGCCGACGTTGGGAAGTCCGACGATTCCGAGGGTAAGGCTCACGGTATAGGGATTCTACGGCGTCACGGCGGGGTGGCGGTGGTCGGCCGTGCTCCAGGGCCGACCACCGCCACCGTTCACCACTGGTAGGTCGTGGTGGTGGCGGAGTCCACGGCGCTCGCGAACGCCGCGACCATGATGAACCACGAGATGATGGAGAGCACGAACAGGCCGATGCCGATACCCAGCGCGATCTTGCCGAGCGTCTTGACGCGCTCCGACGCGTACTGCGCGCCCTGGTAGTCGCCCATCGCCCACCTGGGAAGGATCGAATGCAGGTGGTTGAAGGTGGCGAACGCGAGCGGCCAGAAGAAGAGAATCGACGCGACGGCCCAGCCGGCGTTCGACGGCGGCACCGGCGGCTGTCCCCCGTACTGGGCCGGTGCGGACCCTGTCGGGTACTGCGGCGCGCTCGGGTACGGCTGCTGCGCATAGCCGGGCTGGCCGCCGAACGGCTCGCCCGTCGGCGGCTGGTTGTAGGTCGGTTCCGACACGTTTGATGTCCCCCTCGTGGTCGACGAAATTGTCGGCACAGAAGGTAACCGAAACCGACTCGTCGGTCAGCGCCCGGGCTTGCGGGCCACCGTCACCGCCCACCCCGCGCCGTCGTGCCACGGCCGCAGATCCCAGGTCGCGAACCGGTGCTCGCGCACCAGCCCGACCGTGGCGAGGTCGGTGTCGAGCTCGTCGACGGTGTACTCGTAGTCGGTGGCGAACCCGGTCACGAGCAGCCCGCCGGGAACCAGGTGGTCGGTGAGGCGCCCGAGCACCTGCCGTTCGGTGCCGCGCGCGACGAAGATCATCACGTTGCCGGCGGCGACGACGGCGTCGAACCGCTCCCCCGGCAGGTCGAACGTCGCCAAGTCGGCCTCGTGCACCGTCAGCTCGGCATGTTTGCGGGCCTCCGCGACCAGCACCGGGTCCAGGTCGACGGCGGTGACGTGGTGACCGCGTCGGGCCAGTTCCGCGCCGAGCCGCCCTGTGCCGCAACCGGCGTCGAGAACGCGGGCCCCGCGCGGCAGCATCGCGTCCACCGCCCGCGCCTCGCCGTGCAGGTCGGTCCCCTCGGCCTCGAGCCGAGCGAACCGCTCGATGTAGGCGAGGGAGTCGGACGCGGATCGTTCACGCTGCCATCGGGTGCTGCCCATGCGCCCACAATAGGCCGAGGCAGCAGAAGGGCCGGGTGTCGTCGACGACGGCACCCGGCCCCGAACCGAGTCGGTCCTGCGCTACCTGCGCTTCACCTCTGTCGGGTCCGCGGGGACGGGGTCGACGAGAACCGGGTCGCCCTGGACGATCTCGGCCAGTTCGGCGTCGATGTCCTCGCCGGCCGCCTCGGCGCGGCGCGCCTCGTCCGCGCTGAAGGTGCGCAGCGCGACCTCCTTGATCAACAAGATCGCCGCGAAGCTGATCAGCGAGACGATGCCGGAGATCAGGAAGATCCGTGCCGTCGCGTCGCCGTAGGCGCCGCGGACGATGTCCGCGATCGGACCCGGCAGTTCCTTGAGGTTCGACAGGCCCGCACCCGAGCCGCCGGCGTGGCTCATGTCGACACCGGCCGCCGTCAGGCCCTTGATCGTCAGATCCCCGACGTGGCTCGACAGCACCGCACCGAGGACGGAGACACCGGCCGCGCCACCGAGCGAGCGGAAGAACGAGACCACCGAACTGGCCGACCCCAGGTCGGACGGGCTGACCGTGTTCTGCACGGCCAGGACCAGGTTCTGCATCGTCATGCCCATGCCGATACCGAGCACGAGCAGGAAGCTGCCGAGCAGCACCATGTTGGTCTCGTGATCGATCGTCGACAGCAGGAAGAATCCGGCGGTCATCATGACCGCGCCACCGACGAGGAAGCCCTTCCAGCGGCCGAACTTCGTGATCAGCGCCCCCGAGACGCCCGACGACACCATCGATCCGATGACCATCGGCAGCGTCAGCAGGCCCGCGACAGTCGGCGAGTAGCCACGTGCGATCTGGAAGTACTGCCCCAGGAACACCGAGGCGCCGAAGAGCGCGACGCCGACCGAGACACTGGCGAGGGTCGCCAGCGCGGTGGTGCGATCCTTGAACAGGCGCAGCGGGATGATCGGGTCCTTGGCCTTGGTCTCGGCGAAGATTGCACCGATCAGCAGCAGGACACCGAGTCCGACCAACCCGAACGACGCACCGGATGCCCAGTCGAAGTTCTTGCCCGCCAACGTGACCCAGATCAGCAGGGTGCTGACGCCGGATGCGATGAGCAGCGCGCCCATGTAGTCGATACTGACGTTCTTGCGCACGACCGGCAGGTTGAGGGTCCGCTGGATGACGAGCAGCGCGATGACCGCGAGGGGGACGCAGACAAAGAACGTCCAGCGCCAGCCGAGCCAACTGGTGTCGACGATGACGCCGCCGATCAGTGGTCCGGCGACGGTCGCGATCGACATGACACCGGCCATCGGGCCCTGGTAGCGGCCGCGCTCGCGGGGGCTGAACATCGTCGCGATGACGATGACGACCAGCGCCTGCAGGCCGCCGAGGCCCAGACCCTGAACGGCACGGAACGCGATGAGCATGCCGACCGACTGCGACAGACCCGCCAGGACCGAGCCGATCGTGAAGATCACCAGCGCCAGCTGGACCAGCAGCTTCTTGCTGACCAGGTCGGAGAACTTGCCCCAGATCGGGGTGGTCGCAGTCGACGCCAGCAGCGTCGCCGTGACGACCCACGTGTACTGGTCCTGCGTGCCGTGCAGGCTGGTGATGATGGTCGGCAGCGCATTGGAAACGATGGTCGACGACAGGAACGCGACGAACATGCCGAGGAGCAGGCCCACGAGCGCCTGGATGCGCTGCGGGTGCGTCATCGGCGAGTCCGCCGCCAGATCGGGTGCGCCGGTCGCCCGGCTGACGGATGTGCTCATGCAGAAACCTCGCGAATTCTTCGGGATACCCCGAAAACAGTTGCGTAAAAAGTGAATTGGGATTCCGGCGTCAGTGCGCCGAGACCGCGTCCCGCATCGACGAACTCAGGCGCGCCAACCCGTCCACGAGCTGTTGCACCTCCGCGTCCGTCCAGTCCGCGATCGATTCCAGCAACCATTCCCTCTGCCGCGCACGGTGGCGACGCAGAACCGCGGCCCCCTCGTCGGTCAACGCGGGCAGCGTGGCCCGGCGATCGACAGGATCGGGAACTCGCTCCAGATAGCCGAGTTCTTCCGCATGGGCGATGTGCCGACTCAACGTCGAGGGGGTGATGTGCATCCGATCCGCCAGGGCGTTGCAGCGTCGCCCCTGACCGGCGGCGACATGGGACAGCAGCGCCCCCAGCGGCACGGTGAGCAACTCGCCGTCGGGCTCGCGCACGAGCGCCGCCGACACCTCGCGACTGCTCCGGACGATGTCGCGCAGGTGATCGATGAGCACCTCCGCGGTGTCCGGCGCAATCATGAAGCCTCCCGATTAGTTGAGTAGTACAACTATAGACCCGATAGTTGCAGCGCGCAACTATCGGGTGCGGGGAGCGCCGACTCGGCTCAGTTCGCGCTCTCCGCGAGCCTCCGCAGGAGCGTCGTCAGCTGCCGGACGTCGGCGGGATCCCAGCGCGACAGCCGCTCGCGCCACTGCGCGATCGCCGACTCGCGCAACTCGGTCAGCTGGGCCCGCCCCGGCTCGGTGAGCACGACCAGGCGAGCCCGCGCATCCTGCGGGTCGGGCCGGCGCTCCACGAGCCCGAGCCGGACGACGGCGTCGATCTGCCGGGTGAGCGTCGACTTCTCCACTCCCAACTCGGCGACGAGAGCCGACATCGGCACCGCGTCCCCGCAGGCGAGGATCGCCAGGAGCGGATAGCACGCCGGGTCGAGTTTCGGGTTGATCGCCCGGGCACGCTCGCGTGACTGGATCCGCCCGCGCCGCCACATGTCGACCAGCTCGGCCTCCAGCTCGGTGATCGGATCCGAGTTCATGTTCGTGGGCATCCCTTCGCTCTACCGGCGTCGGTGGACACACCGACTCGCATCGCCGACAGGGTACGGCCCGACGCCGGCGCTTACCATCGCCGCATGGCTCGCATCTCGATCGTCGCCTGTTTCTGGGCGCTCGCACTGGCCGCCGGGATCGCGGTCCCGGCGGTGTCCCCGTGGTGGCTCGTCGCCGCCGTCCCTCTCGCCGCCACGGCCGTCCTCGGCACGTGGGACCTGACGCAACGCCGGCACAACATCCTGCGCAACTACCCGGTTCTCGGCCACGCCCGCTTCCTCCTCGAGGGAATCCGCCCCGAGATCCAGCAGTACTTCATCGAATCCCCCACCGACGGAACGCCGTTCGACCGCGAGACGCGAGACCTGGTGTACGAGAGGTCGAAGGGGACGCTCGACGAGGAACCGTTCGGCACCGAACGCGACGTCCACGCCATCGGCTACGAGTTCATGGCGCACTCGCTTCGGGCCCGCACCGCATCCGAGGCCACCCCGACGGTGCGACTGGGCGGCCCGGACTGCACCCGGCCGTACGACATCGCGCTGCTCAACGTCTCGGCGATGAGTTTCGGGGCGTTGTCCTCGAACGCGATCGAGGCACTGAACGCCGGCGCCGCGCGCGGCGGCTTCGCGCACGACACCGGCGAGGGCAGCATCAGTCGCTACCACCGCAAGCACGGCGGCGACCTGATCTGGGAGATCGCGTCCGGTTACTTCGGCTGCCGGACACCCGCCGGCGAGTTCGACCCCGAACTGTTCGCCGCCAAGGCGTCCGAGGAGCAGATCAAGGCCATCTCGATCAAGCTGTCGCAGGGCGCCAAGCCCGGCATGGGCGGTGTGCTGCCCGGCGCCAAGGTCACCGCGGAGATCGCCGAGGCCCGAGGCGTCACGATCGGCGAGACGGTGACGTCGCCGCCGGCGCACCGGGCGTTCACCACCCCCGACGAACTGATCGACTTCATCGTGGAACTGCGAATCCTCTCGGGCGGCAAACCGGTCGGGCTCAAGCTGTGTGTCGGGTCCCGCGTCGAGTTCCTGGCGATCTGCAAGGCGATGCTCGAACGGAACGTCACCCCGGACTTCATCATCGTCGACGGCGCCGAGGGCGGGACCGGAGCGGGACCGGTGGAGTTCGAGGACCACATGGGGATGCCGCTCACCGAGGGCCTGATGACGGTCCACAACGCGCTCGTCGGCACCGGACTGCGCGACCGCGTCAAGATCGGCGCGTCCGGCAAGATCGCGAGCGGCGCCGACATCGTCAAGCGCATCATCCAGGGCGCCGACTTCACCCTCGCGGCGCGGGCGATGATGTTCG
This genomic stretch from Prescottella soli harbors:
- a CDS encoding MarR family winged helix-turn-helix transcriptional regulator, with protein sequence MIAPDTAEVLIDHLRDIVRSSREVSAALVREPDGELLTVPLGALLSHVAAGQGRRCNALADRMHITPSTLSRHIAHAEELGYLERVPDPVDRRATLPALTDEGAAVLRRHRARQREWLLESIADWTDAEVQQLVDGLARLSSSMRDAVSAH
- a CDS encoding FMN-binding glutamate synthase family protein, which codes for MARISIVACFWALALAAGIAVPAVSPWWLVAAVPLAATAVLGTWDLTQRRHNILRNYPVLGHARFLLEGIRPEIQQYFIESPTDGTPFDRETRDLVYERSKGTLDEEPFGTERDVHAIGYEFMAHSLRARTASEATPTVRLGGPDCTRPYDIALLNVSAMSFGALSSNAIEALNAGAARGGFAHDTGEGSISRYHRKHGGDLIWEIASGYFGCRTPAGEFDPELFAAKASEEQIKAISIKLSQGAKPGMGGVLPGAKVTAEIAEARGVTIGETVTSPPAHRAFTTPDELIDFIVELRILSGGKPVGLKLCVGSRVEFLAICKAMLERNVTPDFIIVDGAEGGTGAGPVEFEDHMGMPLTEGLMTVHNALVGTGLRDRVKIGASGKIASGADIVKRIIQGADFTLAARAMMFAVGCIQAQKCHTNRCPVGVATQDPARTRALDVPDKTARVYRFQKATVASAKQMIASMGLDDFDELHPSMLNRRIDGVTTRNYAELYEWLEPGQLLDHAPTEWRRDWLAADPYSFRPRTVTGTPA
- a CDS encoding MDR family MFS transporter, with translation MSTSVSRATGAPDLAADSPMTHPQRIQALVGLLLGMFVAFLSSTIVSNALPTIITSLHGTQDQYTWVVTATLLASTATTPIWGKFSDLVSKKLLVQLALVIFTIGSVLAGLSQSVGMLIAFRAVQGLGLGGLQALVVIVIATMFSPRERGRYQGPMAGVMSIATVAGPLIGGVIVDTSWLGWRWTFFVCVPLAVIALLVIQRTLNLPVVRKNVSIDYMGALLIASGVSTLLIWVTLAGKNFDWASGASFGLVGLGVLLLIGAIFAETKAKDPIIPLRLFKDRTTALATLASVSVGVALFGASVFLGQYFQIARGYSPTVAGLLTLPMVIGSMVSSGVSGALITKFGRWKGFLVGGAVMMTAGFFLLSTIDHETNMVLLGSFLLVLGIGMGMTMQNLVLAVQNTVSPSDLGSASSVVSFFRSLGGAAGVSVLGAVLSSHVGDLTIKGLTAAGVDMSHAGGSGAGLSNLKELPGPIADIVRGAYGDATARIFLISGIVSLISFAAILLIKEVALRTFSADEARRAEAAGEDIDAELAEIVQGDPVLVDPVPADPTEVKRR
- a CDS encoding CD225/dispanin family protein, encoding MSEPTYNQPPTGEPFGGQPGYAQQPYPSAPQYPTGSAPAQYGGQPPVPPSNAGWAVASILFFWPLAFATFNHLHSILPRWAMGDYQGAQYASERVKTLGKIALGIGIGLFVLSIISWFIMVAAFASAVDSATTTTYQW
- the ychF gene encoding redox-regulated ATPase YchF produces the protein MSLTLGIVGLPNVGKSTLFNALTKNDVLAANYPFATIEPNVGLVELPDPRLNKLAEIFGSERLLPATVSFVDIAGIVKGASEGAGLGNKFLANIREADAICQVVRVFADDDVVHVDGRVDPASDIEIIETELVIADMQSLEKALPRLEKEAKKNKDLKPQHEEALKAQEILNEGKTLFSAKDKLDFGLLRELHLLTTKPFLYVFNADEAVLTDEAKVAELRASVAPADSVFLDAKVEHELLELDEEDRQEMLDSIGQSEPGLHALARIGFHTLGLQTYLTAGPKEARAWTIHKGDTAPQAAGVIHTDFERGFIKAEIVSFDDLVEAGSMNAAKAAGKVRMEGKEYIMQDGDVVEFRFNV
- a CDS encoding MarR family winged helix-turn-helix transcriptional regulator, with translation MNSDPITELEAELVDMWRRGRIQSRERARAINPKLDPACYPLLAILACGDAVPMSALVAELGVEKSTLTRQIDAVVRLGLVERRPDPQDARARLVVLTEPGRAQLTELRESAIAQWRERLSRWDPADVRQLTTLLRRLAESAN
- a CDS encoding DUF389 domain-containing protein encodes the protein MLHLRVISPSERTGEVLHMLAAEPGATHVTLAISASIDPPGDVIEADVARACANDVLAALTALDLVRTGGILFEPTGTVLSCAGERADAAAPTRPDGTVVWEQLLGQAREGARLTPTFLAFLAIAFLLSAVGVATASPLTLVGAMVVGPEFRPLAALSVGLVRRDIGLVRNSARTLAISFPAAMVVTALATLLWIRLGWIGVGDVENARAFDFIYEVGPFSLVVALLAGAAGMLALVTYSSTVLVGVFISVTTVPAAGLAVVAVFTGKWHVVLSSLAQLGVNLIGIVLAGVAVLLLLLMRAGRQGRSAMRREAGSVTPRRHGAPASTAEPHRPTLRPDRPIPGEHECQD
- a CDS encoding class I SAM-dependent methyltransferase gives rise to the protein MGSTRWQRERSASDSLAYIERFARLEAEGTDLHGEARAVDAMLPRGARVLDAGCGTGRLGAELARRGHHVTAVDLDPVLVAEARKHAELTVHEADLATFDLPGERFDAVVAAGNVMIFVARGTERQVLGRLTDHLVPGGLLVTGFATDYEYTVDELDTDLATVGLVREHRFATWDLRPWHDGAGWAVTVARKPGR